A genome region from Coprococcus phoceensis includes the following:
- a CDS encoding glycoside hydrolase family 25 protein: MERKIIDVSYHNGTIDWNAVKVSGIEGAILRCGYGDDIVGQDDSQWFRNADECTRLGIPFGVYIYSYAKSEAQSRSEAAHVLRLISGYKLSYPIYLDLEESGTESHAVAGAKIFCDIIEKAGYVVGIYANQNWFQNIIGNQLDRYTKWIARYSSNKPTVACDIWQHTSDGTVSGINGRVDMNICYRDFPAEIKGGTNNMSKRQFYPGEAYTANQANVYTTGDCNAVRQTLARGSKVKVLDTGTEVVTVEITQKGYMKCNDLLPLFKKGDKAKLVEDVTVTIPKGTVITSDDSGYGGIKATVQGVVDCRKIEHVKH; encoded by the coding sequence ATGGAAAGAAAGATTATTGATGTAAGCTATCATAACGGTACAATTGACTGGAATGCAGTAAAAGTCAGTGGAATTGAAGGAGCAATTCTCCGATGTGGATATGGAGATGATATTGTCGGACAAGACGATAGTCAGTGGTTTCGTAATGCAGACGAATGTACAAGGCTTGGAATTCCATTTGGGGTGTATATTTACTCTTATGCAAAATCAGAAGCGCAGAGTAGGAGTGAAGCAGCACATGTGTTACGTCTGATCAGCGGATACAAGTTAAGCTATCCAATCTATTTGGACTTGGAGGAATCAGGCACTGAAAGCCATGCAGTTGCTGGTGCGAAAATTTTCTGTGATATTATTGAAAAAGCTGGATACGTGGTCGGTATCTACGCGAATCAAAATTGGTTTCAGAATATCATCGGAAATCAGCTTGATAGATACACAAAATGGATTGCAAGATACTCATCAAATAAACCGACCGTAGCGTGTGATATTTGGCAGCACACAAGTGATGGAACAGTAAGTGGAATTAACGGAAGAGTGGACATGAATATCTGCTACAGAGATTTTCCGGCAGAAATCAAGGGAGGCACAAACAATATGAGTAAGAGACAATTTTATCCAGGAGAAGCCTACACTGCAAATCAAGCAAATGTATATACTACAGGCGATTGTAATGCAGTAAGACAGACATTGGCGCGGGGAAGTAAGGTGAAAGTGTTAGACACCGGAACAGAAGTGGTAACTGTAGAAATCACACAGAAGGGATACATGAAATGCAATGATTTATTGCCATTGTTCAAAAAAGGGGATAAAGCGAAACTGGTGGAAGATGTAACAGTTACAATTCCAAAAGGAACGGTAATCACATCGGACGACAGCGGATATGGAGGAATTAAAGCAACAGTGCAGGGTGTTGTTGATTGTAGGAAAATCGAGCATGTAAAACATTAA